In one Candidatus Rickettsiella isopodorum genomic region, the following are encoded:
- the dapF gene encoding diaminopimelate epimerase encodes MKTEFTKMHLLGNDFVVVDALQQNFKPNGKLIRLWANRHRGIGFDQLLLIEKPRSKSKHFYYRIFNSDGNEVAQCGNGALCVAKFLLEKKLCMENPIHLMTMNNPLELNMEASGKVTANLGLPIFNPEKIPFISLSAPPIHPIETPFGRFDCCVLSLGNPHCVIQVNCLDKAPLEDLGTYLNQHPYPYFPQGCNVEFMKIRDPKQIDLRIYERGAGETQACGSGACAAVIAGRLLNRLTKKVNVNLPGGLLTVRWEGENSPVFLRGTPVKIFSGVID; translated from the coding sequence ATGAAAACTGAATTTACTAAGATGCATTTATTAGGGAATGACTTTGTTGTTGTCGATGCCCTACAACAAAATTTTAAGCCCAATGGTAAATTGATAAGGCTCTGGGCCAATCGACACCGTGGTATTGGTTTTGATCAGCTATTGTTAATCGAAAAGCCTCGATCCAAATCCAAGCATTTTTATTATCGCATCTTTAATTCCGACGGCAATGAAGTCGCTCAATGTGGTAATGGCGCTTTATGTGTTGCAAAGTTTTTATTAGAAAAAAAACTTTGTATGGAAAATCCCATCCATCTGATGACCATGAATAATCCCTTGGAACTCAACATGGAAGCAAGTGGTAAAGTCACTGCCAATTTAGGTCTCCCGATTTTTAATCCAGAAAAAATTCCTTTTATCAGCCTGTCTGCACCACCCATTCATCCTATCGAAACACCTTTTGGGCGCTTTGATTGTTGTGTTTTATCTTTAGGCAATCCACACTGTGTGATTCAAGTCAATTGTTTAGATAAAGCACCGCTAGAAGACTTAGGCACCTATCTTAATCAGCATCCCTACCCTTATTTTCCGCAAGGGTGTAACGTCGAGTTTATGAAAATTCGGGATCCAAAACAAATCGATCTCCGTATTTATGAACGTGGTGCTGGAGAAACTCAAGCCTGTGGCAGTGGTGCCTGTGCTGCAGTCATTGCTGGACGTTTATTAAATCGGCTCACTAAAAAAGTTAATGTCAATTTACCGGGCGGCCTTCTCACAGTAAGGTGGGAAGGTGAAAATTCTCCTGTCTTTTTACGCGGAACCCCTGTCAAAATATTTAGTGGTGTTATCGATTAA
- the fumC gene encoding class II fumarate hydratase — protein MSENTKNTRIETDSMGPIEVPAHHYWGSQTQRSLHHFAIGHEAMPLAVIHAFGILKKATAKANLELGLLTKDKADLIIQVAEEVKSGQLDAEFPLRVWQTGSGTQTNMNVNEVIANRAIELAGGERGSKNPVHPNDHVNKSQSSNDTFPTAMYIAAVLAIVRQLIPAVQTLYAALIEKVHEFKDIIKIGRTHLQDAVPLTLGQEFSAYVDQLESILANIEQTLPGLYQLAIGGTAVGTGLNTHPKFAELTAKIIAEETKLPFVSAKNKFSALAAHDALVFASGALKTLACALMKIANDIRWLGSGPRSGLGELILPENEPGSSIMPGKVNPTQCEAMTMICVQVMANDTAITLAGSQGNFELNVYKPVMIYNFLQSVDLLSSACQSFTNYCVKGLKANQAKIKHFLENSLMLVTALNPIIGYDKAAKIAHKALHEETSLRAACLSLGYLKGEEFDKAVDPKKMLGPNVG, from the coding sequence ATGTCAGAAAATACAAAAAATACGCGTATTGAAACCGATAGTATGGGGCCGATTGAAGTTCCAGCGCATCACTATTGGGGTTCTCAAACACAACGGAGTTTGCATCACTTCGCCATAGGTCACGAAGCGATGCCGTTGGCGGTCATTCATGCGTTTGGCATTTTGAAAAAAGCGACTGCTAAAGCCAATTTGGAATTAGGTTTATTAACAAAGGACAAAGCTGATTTAATTATCCAAGTGGCCGAAGAAGTAAAGTCTGGACAGCTTGATGCTGAATTTCCTTTACGCGTTTGGCAAACGGGTAGTGGCACACAAACGAATATGAATGTGAATGAAGTAATTGCCAATCGTGCCATAGAATTAGCCGGGGGAGAGCGTGGCAGTAAAAATCCGGTTCACCCTAACGACCATGTTAATAAATCCCAGTCCTCTAACGATACCTTTCCTACCGCGATGTATATCGCTGCTGTACTGGCTATTGTTAGACAATTAATTCCAGCTGTGCAGACATTATATGCAGCATTGATTGAAAAAGTTCATGAATTTAAGGATATTATTAAAATTGGACGTACGCACTTACAAGATGCGGTACCCTTAACCTTAGGCCAAGAGTTTTCAGCGTATGTCGATCAATTGGAATCGATATTAGCGAATATCGAACAAACCTTACCAGGGCTTTATCAGTTGGCAATTGGCGGTACAGCAGTGGGTACAGGCTTGAATACACATCCAAAATTTGCCGAATTAACTGCAAAAATCATTGCTGAAGAAACTAAATTACCTTTCGTTTCAGCGAAAAATAAATTTTCGGCATTGGCTGCTCATGACGCGTTAGTCTTTGCTAGCGGAGCGCTCAAAACCTTAGCTTGTGCTTTAATGAAAATAGCCAATGATATTCGTTGGTTAGGTTCGGGTCCGCGTTCGGGTTTAGGTGAACTCATTTTACCTGAAAACGAACCGGGTTCTTCGATTATGCCGGGTAAAGTGAATCCTACCCAATGTGAAGCCATGACCATGATATGCGTACAAGTGATGGCCAATGATACGGCGATCACCTTAGCAGGTAGTCAAGGTAATTTCGAATTAAATGTCTATAAGCCTGTGATGATTTATAATTTTTTACAATCGGTCGATTTATTGAGTAGTGCGTGCCAATCCTTTACTAACTACTGTGTTAAAGGCTTAAAAGCCAACCAAGCTAAAATTAAGCATTTTCTAGAAAATTCACTGATGTTAGTGACAGCTTTAAATCCTATTATTGGTTATGATAAAGCCGCTAAAATTGCGCATAAAGCGCTACATGAAGAAACGAGTTTACGTGCAGCCTGTTTGTCTTTGGGTTATCTCAAAGGGGAAGAATTCGATAAAGCGGTTGACCCTAAAAAAATGCTGGGACCCAATGTGGGTTAA
- a CDS encoding alpha/beta hydrolase, whose amino-acid sequence MENPRPLDYLEFNPIQSPSASIICLHGLGASGHDSANMARAVALSTGFRFVFPHAPVRPISLNGGVKMPAWYDIHGLTFGSPEDEAGIRAAAQSLFELMQKEMARGIPANRIVLAGFSQGGAMALYTALRYPHALAGVLALSTYLPLHHFLEKEASDANKTTPIFMAHGDEDNVVAPALGEFSYECLKKLAYPVQFNRYPIGHSVCPQEIMDITQWLQQRLQK is encoded by the coding sequence ATGGAAAACCCAAGGCCATTAGATTATTTAGAGTTTAATCCGATCCAATCTCCTTCAGCTAGCATCATTTGTTTACATGGACTCGGAGCCAGTGGTCACGATTCAGCCAATATGGCTAGAGCAGTGGCCTTAAGCACAGGCTTTCGTTTTGTTTTTCCGCATGCGCCGGTGAGACCAATTAGTTTAAATGGTGGAGTGAAAATGCCAGCTTGGTATGATATCCATGGCCTAACATTTGGCTCGCCTGAAGATGAGGCGGGTATTCGTGCTGCTGCGCAAAGCTTATTTGAGTTGATGCAAAAAGAAATGGCGCGAGGTATTCCTGCCAATCGGATTGTTTTAGCAGGTTTTTCTCAAGGTGGCGCAATGGCTTTGTACACGGCTTTACGTTATCCACATGCTTTGGCGGGGGTTTTGGCCTTATCGACCTACTTACCCTTACATCATTTTTTAGAAAAAGAAGCGAGTGACGCGAATAAAACAACTCCTATTTTTATGGCTCATGGTGATGAAGATAACGTGGTCGCACCAGCATTAGGCGAATTTTCTTACGAGTGTTTAAAAAAATTAGCTTATCCTGTACAGTTTAATCGTTACCCAATAGGTCATAGCGTTTGTCCACAAGAAATTATGGATATAACACAATGGTTACAACAACGTTTACAAAAATAA
- the lepA gene encoding translation elongation factor 4 — translation MQNIRNFSIIAHIDHGKSTLADRLIQVCGGLSAREMSEQVLDSMDLERERGITIKAQSVTLYYTARDGQRYQLNFIDTPGHVDFSYEVSRSLAACEGALLVVDAAQGVEAQTVAVCYTAVEQGLEVLPVLNKIDLPQADPENVIQEIEEIIGIPAQEAVRVSAKQGIGILELLERLIHVIPPPVGDLQQPLQALIIDSWFDTYLGIVSLVRIKNGRLKVGDKIQVMSTGRSYLIDKCGIFTPKRQEMETLSAGEVGFVIAGVKDIHGAPVGDTLTHTSKPAGAPLPGFKRVHPQVFAGLFPVNTEEFTDFREALEKLSLNDSSLFYEPETSEALGFGFRCGFLGLLHMEVVQERLEREYDLDLITTAPTVVYEIVTTRGETLHVDNPADLPVANLMAVMREPIVLANILVPQTYLGAVITLCNERRGIQTKLLYTGKQVSIAYELPMSEVVLDFFDRLKSLSRGYASLDYQFIRFQEADLVKLDILINGDKVDALALVVHRSQSQYRGRQLVARLRELIPRQMFEVALQAAIGGHIIARETVKALRKNVIAKCYGGDVSRKKKLLEKQKAGKKRMKQVGRVEIPQQAFLAVLQLEKK, via the coding sequence ATGCAGAATATTCGTAACTTTTCTATTATTGCCCATATTGATCATGGAAAATCGACTTTGGCCGATAGGTTAATACAAGTTTGCGGAGGGTTGTCGGCGAGAGAAATGTCCGAACAAGTACTGGACTCTATGGATCTAGAACGCGAACGTGGCATCACTATCAAAGCGCAAAGCGTTACCTTGTATTATACCGCTCGGGACGGCCAACGCTATCAGTTAAATTTTATTGATACGCCAGGACATGTGGATTTTTCTTATGAGGTATCACGTTCTTTAGCGGCTTGTGAAGGAGCGTTGTTAGTCGTCGATGCCGCTCAAGGTGTCGAAGCACAAACCGTTGCGGTTTGTTATACGGCGGTTGAACAAGGCTTAGAAGTTTTACCGGTATTAAATAAAATTGATTTACCACAAGCCGATCCAGAAAACGTCATCCAAGAAATTGAAGAGATCATTGGCATACCGGCTCAAGAGGCGGTTAGAGTAAGTGCAAAACAAGGGATAGGTATTTTAGAACTCCTAGAAAGGCTCATACACGTTATTCCTCCACCCGTAGGTGATTTACAGCAACCCTTACAAGCCTTGATTATCGATTCTTGGTTTGATACCTATTTAGGCATCGTTTCTTTAGTACGCATAAAAAATGGCAGGCTTAAAGTAGGAGACAAGATCCAAGTGATGTCCACGGGACGCAGTTACCTTATTGATAAATGTGGGATTTTTACGCCTAAACGACAAGAAATGGAGACACTCAGTGCCGGTGAAGTCGGTTTTGTTATTGCAGGTGTTAAAGATATCCATGGTGCACCGGTCGGCGATACCTTAACTCATACCTCGAAGCCAGCCGGCGCACCTTTACCCGGTTTTAAACGGGTCCATCCTCAGGTATTCGCGGGCTTATTTCCAGTCAATACCGAAGAGTTTACCGATTTTCGCGAAGCGTTGGAAAAACTCAGTTTAAACGATTCATCACTATTTTATGAACCTGAAACTTCCGAAGCATTAGGATTTGGTTTTCGTTGTGGTTTTCTTGGTTTGTTGCATATGGAGGTAGTCCAAGAGCGCTTAGAACGAGAATACGATCTCGATTTAATTACTACCGCCCCTACCGTTGTTTATGAGATAGTAACCACGCGGGGAGAAACGCTACATGTGGATAATCCGGCTGATTTACCGGTTGCCAATTTAATGGCTGTGATGCGTGAACCCATCGTTTTGGCGAATATACTCGTGCCACAAACCTATTTAGGGGCAGTGATCACACTTTGTAACGAGCGTCGTGGCATACAAACCAAGTTACTTTATACAGGCAAACAGGTTTCTATCGCTTATGAATTGCCGATGAGTGAAGTGGTTTTAGACTTTTTCGACCGTTTAAAATCTTTAAGCCGGGGTTATGCTTCACTGGATTATCAGTTTATCCGTTTTCAAGAAGCGGATTTAGTCAAGTTGGATATTCTAATTAATGGTGATAAAGTCGATGCCCTTGCTTTAGTGGTACACCGTAGTCAATCGCAATATCGGGGCCGTCAATTGGTAGCTAGGCTTAGAGAGCTTATTCCGCGCCAGATGTTTGAGGTGGCACTACAAGCCGCGATAGGTGGCCATATTATTGCACGAGAAACGGTTAAGGCGTTACGTAAAAATGTCATCGCTAAATGTTATGGAGGAGATGTTTCACGTAAGAAAAAATTATTAGAAAAACAAAAAGCGGGTAAAAAGCGCATGAAGCAAGTTGGTCGCGTAGAGATACCGCAACAGGCCTTTTTAGCTGTCTTGCAATTAGAGAAGAAATAA
- the lptM gene encoding LPS translocon maturation chaperone LptM: MRTKHCWYTLYLSIVVLAGCGQMGPLYLPDQKPPVYIPHHFAKPAP, encoded by the coding sequence ATGCGAACAAAACACTGCTGGTACACTCTTTATTTAAGTATTGTAGTTTTAGCCGGGTGTGGACAAATGGGTCCTTTATATTTACCCGATCAAAAACCACCCGTTTATATCCCTCATCATTTTGCTAAGCCTGCACCCTAA
- the epmB gene encoding EF-P beta-lysylation protein EpmB: protein MQKNWQCLLKAVITDPAELLDKLELNSSLLSDAQRAAKLFPLRVPENFVARMEKGNPADPLLQQVLPLAAEEITAEGFSRDPLHEHAINPLPGLLHKYHGRVLLTMTGACAINCRYCFRRHFPYTENIPGGKAWQAILAYIQADTSISEVIFSGGDPLLANDHYLKQCANDLANITHVKILRIHSRLPIVLPERITPEFLNGFTATRLQPVLVTHSNHANELDDSVQHAMSKLRQQKITVLNQTVLLKGINDNVEALVNLSQRLFVCGILPYYLHLLDKVQGAAHFEVSRTKAKQLMTALRERLPGYLVPKCVYEQAGATSKLPVI, encoded by the coding sequence ATGCAAAAAAATTGGCAATGCTTACTTAAAGCAGTAATTACCGATCCGGCAGAATTGCTTGACAAATTAGAATTAAATTCTAGCTTGTTATCCGACGCACAGCGAGCAGCAAAATTATTTCCTTTACGCGTTCCGGAAAATTTTGTGGCAAGGATGGAAAAAGGCAATCCAGCTGATCCGCTTTTACAACAAGTACTTCCTTTAGCTGCAGAGGAAATAACGGCGGAAGGATTTAGTCGTGATCCTTTGCACGAGCATGCCATTAATCCATTGCCTGGGTTATTACATAAGTATCATGGCAGAGTGCTGCTAACGATGACAGGGGCCTGCGCAATAAATTGTCGATATTGTTTTCGCCGTCATTTTCCTTACACAGAGAATATTCCGGGTGGCAAGGCATGGCAGGCTATTTTAGCGTATATCCAAGCGGATACTTCAATCAGTGAAGTTATTTTCAGTGGCGGCGATCCTTTATTGGCTAATGATCACTATTTGAAACAATGTGCCAATGATCTGGCGAATATAACGCATGTAAAGATTTTACGCATCCATTCTCGTTTACCGATTGTCTTACCCGAGCGTATTACCCCTGAGTTTTTAAATGGGTTTACTGCAACACGTTTGCAACCGGTATTGGTTACGCATAGTAATCATGCTAATGAATTAGATGATTCGGTGCAACATGCGATGAGCAAATTACGTCAACAAAAAATTACGGTATTAAATCAAACCGTGTTATTAAAAGGTATCAACGATAATGTTGAAGCTTTAGTTAATTTGAGTCAACGTTTATTTGTCTGTGGGATTCTCCCTTATTATTTGCATTTATTAGATAAAGTGCAGGGGGCTGCACATTTTGAGGTGTCTCGAACAAAAGCTAAACAGCTCATGACTGCATTGCGCGAGAGGTTACCCGGTTATTTAGTGCCGAAATGTGTGTATGAACAAGCGGGCGCAACCTCTAAATTGCCAGTGATTTAG
- the lysA gene encoding diaminopimelate decarboxylase — protein sequence MSFHYSNQVLHAEAIPITHLLAKYGTPCYIYSKASLHRQWCRFKQLFQNPQQICYAVKANSNLSILAILAKWGAGFDIVSGGELARVLLAGGNAKQTVFSGVGKTSEEIKTALRANIGCLNVESPSELLRIEALAKNLRLLAPIALRINPNIDAKTHPYITTGLKGTKFGLSEEDALSLYRLAAQSQHLKIQGISCHLGSQLTTLDPFLQAMEQLLNLAEQLEKENILLKTINLGGGLGVAYQSENVPSPEEYCQKILALLKKRNSKLHLIIEPGRVITAQAGILVTKVEYLKSNRDKNFAIVDAGMNDLIRPALYHAEQNILPIMQHSDRPKKNYDIVGPICESSDFLGKNRRLALQADDYLAIMDSGAYGFSMSSNYNSRPRATEIMVDKDQVFLIRSRETLEQLWANETIISASN from the coding sequence ATGTCTTTTCATTATTCAAATCAGGTTTTACATGCAGAAGCGATCCCTATCACACACTTATTAGCTAAATATGGTACGCCTTGTTATATCTACTCGAAAGCTAGCTTACATCGCCAATGGTGTAGGTTTAAACAGTTATTCCAAAACCCGCAGCAAATCTGTTATGCCGTAAAGGCTAATTCTAATCTTTCTATTTTAGCTATTTTAGCCAAATGGGGGGCCGGCTTTGACATTGTGTCTGGCGGAGAACTTGCTCGTGTCCTGCTAGCAGGAGGAAACGCAAAACAAACTGTATTTTCTGGTGTCGGTAAAACCAGCGAGGAAATCAAGACTGCTTTACGAGCAAATATTGGCTGCCTCAACGTTGAATCACCCTCTGAATTACTCAGAATCGAAGCGCTTGCAAAAAATTTGCGTCTACTGGCTCCGATTGCCTTGCGTATCAATCCCAATATAGATGCTAAAACCCACCCTTATATAACAACCGGTTTAAAAGGTACTAAGTTTGGTCTAAGCGAAGAAGATGCCTTATCACTCTATCGCTTAGCCGCACAATCTCAACATTTAAAGATTCAGGGTATTAGCTGTCACTTAGGTTCACAACTCACAACACTCGATCCTTTTTTACAAGCAATGGAGCAATTGTTAAATCTTGCCGAACAATTAGAGAAAGAAAATATCCTATTAAAAACTATTAATTTAGGCGGTGGCTTAGGTGTTGCGTATCAATCAGAAAATGTTCCCAGCCCTGAAGAATATTGCCAGAAAATTTTAGCTTTACTGAAAAAAAGAAACTCTAAACTTCATTTAATCATCGAGCCCGGCCGCGTAATTACCGCACAAGCAGGTATACTTGTCACCAAGGTTGAATACCTTAAATCGAATAGGGATAAAAACTTTGCTATAGTCGATGCAGGCATGAATGATCTCATCCGGCCTGCTCTTTATCATGCGGAACAAAACATATTACCCATCATGCAACATAGCGATAGGCCCAAAAAAAATTATGATATCGTCGGTCCTATTTGTGAAAGTAGTGACTTTCTCGGTAAAAACCGTCGACTGGCACTACAAGCTGATGATTATTTAGCAATTATGGATAGTGGTGCCTATGGTTTTTCTATGAGTTCCAACTATAATTCTAGACCGAGAGCCACCGAGATTATGGTTGATAAAGATCAAGTCTTTTTAATTCGCTCACGCGAAACCTTAGAGCAATTATGGGCAAATGAAACGATAATCTCCGCATCCAATTAA